A genomic segment from Microtus pennsylvanicus isolate mMicPen1 chromosome 21, mMicPen1.hap1, whole genome shotgun sequence encodes:
- the LOC142839135 gene encoding intraflagellar transport protein 172 homolog isoform X2 — protein sequence MVTEGVMTVVYTLDEGLIEFGTAIDDGNYTRATAFLGTLEMTPETEAMWKTLSKLALEARQLHTAESSMIGAVRAQWPGQLRAHIVEPANRQQWRWQKTFETAKPHLQ from the exons ATGGTGACCGAAGGGGTGATGACTGTGGTCTACACCCTGGACGAGGGCCTGATTGAGTTTGGAACAGCCATCGATGATGGCAACTACACCCG ggCAACAGCCTTCTTGGGGACCCTGGAGATGACCCCAGAAACAGAGGCAATGTGGAAAACCTTGAGCAAACTGGCCCTGGAGGCAAGGCAGCTCCACACTGCTGAGAG TTCCATGATAGGAGCAGTGCGAGCACAGTGGCCtggacagctgagagctcacatcgtGGAACCAGCAAACAGACAGCAATGGAGATGGCAGAAAACTTTTGAAACAGCAAAGCCTCACCTGCAGTGa